One stretch of Wolbachia endosymbiont of Armadillidium arcangelii DNA includes these proteins:
- a CDS encoding MerR family transcriptional regulator — MNKEKLFYTIGEVAEELHLEQHVLRFWESQFHQIKPIKRKGRRLYDRKCIEAIKKVKYMLYDKGYTIKGVQKEFCNDVKINHDLRNLFQELTDLRDYLIDKINEESNEQT, encoded by the coding sequence ATGAATAAGGAAAAATTATTTTATACAATTGGGGAAGTAGCTGAAGAACTACATTTGGAACAGCATGTTTTGAGATTTTGGGAAAGTCAATTTCATCAAATCAAACCCATAAAACGTAAGGGAAGAAGACTATATGATCGTAAGTGTATAGAGGCGATAAAAAAAGTAAAATACATGCTATACGATAAAGGATATACAATAAAAGGAGTACAAAAGGAATTTTGTAATGACGTAAAAATCAATCATGATTTAAGGAATTTGTTTCAAGAACTTACTGATTTAAGAGACTATTTGATTGATAAAATAAATGAAGAAAGTAATGAGCAGACGTAA
- a CDS encoding integration host factor subunit alpha codes for MAIKDTTVTKATIAECINQEIGLSKEDSIAIIDDILNEIKTSLVKDGIVKISSFGTFLVKKKKERPGNIPNTSKKVVIQARKSISFRSSQVLKKSINNR; via the coding sequence ATGGCAATAAAAGACACAACAGTAACTAAGGCAACAATAGCTGAATGCATAAATCAGGAAATTGGACTATCAAAAGAAGACTCTATTGCGATAATAGATGATATATTGAATGAGATAAAGACAAGCTTGGTAAAAGATGGAATAGTAAAAATATCTTCATTTGGAACATTCTTGGTTAAAAAAAAGAAAGAAAGGCCAGGAAATATACCAAATACATCGAAAAAAGTAGTAATTCAAGCGAGAAAATCAATTTCTTTTAGATCTTCACAAGTGTTAAAGAAATCAATAAATAATCGATGA